Genomic DNA from Caldivirga sp.:
TGAGGGATAAGGGCGTCATAAGGGACTTCTACGCAATGATTGACCCTGACTTAGCGGGCTTTAAGGCTAATGCAATGGTAACCTTCAGTATAAGCGACTGTGAGGAGGTAGCTAATATTGATGAGGCAACCCACGTGGTGAAGAGGATTACTGTTCCAGGTAAGTGGAACCATAACTGCTACTTTATGATACATGCGCTTAATTATAGCATAATTAACGAGGTTGTGAGGGATAGGTTAAGTAAACTGGGGGTTAATGAGTACGAGGTTTTACCAAGTGTTCGTAACCTACTGCCTAATATGGCTAGGAGGATTGAGCAGTAGACTTAGGTGTAAGTTAGTCTCAACATGCGTAAATTATCTGTTTTACAATAGTATCATTTACTGAAGGGGCTTCCTCACCTTGAACGATTGGTTAAAAGTTTAAAAGCCATTTCATAGGCGATCTCATGGTGGTTTAATATACCTTTCACCATAGCCGTAGTGGCGGATGCACCTATACCGAGTAGGAGTAATAGGGATCTTTACTACAGTATTAGGGCTAAGGGTCATGTGGCTAGGTACATTTCAATCTCACGATTATCAATTAAACTTAATGGTAGTGACGTTAGTGTGGTGGTTGGTGATAATAAGGTTACCATTGATGGGGCCTTCCTTAGGAGCATGGGCTTCCTAATAGATGTTGAGCAGTTCTTTCACAGGGTCAGTGTGTTAAGGACTCTTGAGGATTCAGGAACCGTATTAGTGAATACTGTTGATGGCCTATTAAGGACTAGGAATAAGATAGAGACCCTGACCCTATTGGCTAAGAATAAGATACCGGTACCATCAACGGTCTCAACGGAGAGCCTATTGACGGCTTACACTGCGGCTAAGAGCATGGGCCAGGTGGTGATTAAGCCTGTTCAAGGCTCCAGGGGGTTTGGCTCAGTCATGATTACTGACCCGGATGTAGCCTTTCAGGTGGCTAAGTCACTGCTTGTTGTTAGGAAGCCTATATATGTTCAGGAGTACGTGAAGAAGCCTAATAGGGACATTAGGGTCATGGTTATTGATGGTGAGGTATTCGGATGCATGATTAGGGTTGCAACTGATGGCCAGTGGAAAACCAACATTGCCCAGGGGGCCTACGGTAAGCCATGTGATAGGG
This window encodes:
- a CDS encoding RimK family alpha-L-glutamate ligase produces the protein MADAPIPSRSNRDLYYSIRAKGHVARYISISRLSIKLNGSDVSVVVGDNKVTIDGAFLRSMGFLIDVEQFFHRVSVLRTLEDSGTVLVNTVDGLLRTRNKIETLTLLAKNKIPVPSTVSTESLLTAYTAAKSMGQVVIKPVQGSRGFGSVMITDPDVAFQVAKSLLVVRKPIYVQEYVKKPNRDIRVMVIDGEVFGCMIRVATDGQWKTNIAQGAYGKPCDRVDEELKELSIKSTEVLGLTYAGVDVGEGPNGYVIFEVNGSPDWQELASVTMNNPAPRLVEVMENMIKK